In Ilumatobacter fluminis, the following proteins share a genomic window:
- a CDS encoding cell division protein FtsX — translation MFSRLGYTFRETYASFRRNVTLTVAAIITAAVSLLIFGLTLLIQRGFDNLLQRWEGGVEMIVFVNAGTQPDGLQFISDALQEQVNSGTVQSFEYCDVDCSLADADVVLAGDPTTRELLDETNIPTLFKVVPSESTDVTFLRGLKEAYQTLPSVHSVTLAEDQLDLISKLQGFVSTYTTGLWIALMAASGLLIWNTIRTAMFARRREIEVMKLVGATDWFIRIPFMLEGLIQGVLGAFAAIGAMLFINWRWTEGVKDFPDSSGMTALVVVDGYQWWVALIILAFGALVGMIGSGIAASRFLDV, via the coding sequence ATGTTCTCCCGTTTGGGCTACACGTTCCGTGAGACGTACGCGAGCTTCCGCCGCAACGTCACCCTCACCGTCGCCGCCATCATCACGGCAGCGGTGTCGCTGCTGATCTTCGGCCTCACCCTCCTCATCCAGCGCGGGTTCGACAACCTGCTGCAGCGGTGGGAAGGCGGCGTCGAGATGATCGTTTTCGTCAACGCAGGCACCCAGCCGGACGGGCTCCAGTTCATCAGCGACGCGCTGCAGGAACAGGTGAACTCGGGCACAGTGCAGTCGTTCGAGTACTGCGACGTCGACTGTTCGCTCGCCGACGCCGACGTCGTGCTCGCCGGCGACCCGACCACTCGCGAGCTGCTCGACGAGACCAACATCCCGACCCTGTTCAAGGTCGTTCCGTCCGAGTCGACCGACGTGACGTTCCTGCGTGGGTTGAAAGAGGCGTACCAGACGCTGCCGTCGGTGCACTCCGTCACCCTCGCCGAAGACCAGCTCGATCTGATCTCGAAGCTGCAGGGCTTCGTGAGTACCTACACCACCGGTCTGTGGATCGCGCTGATGGCGGCCTCCGGCCTGCTGATCTGGAACACGATCCGCACGGCGATGTTCGCCAGACGTCGCGAGATCGAGGTGATGAAGCTCGTCGGCGCGACCGACTGGTTCATCCGAATACCGTTCATGCTCGAAGGACTGATCCAAGGCGTCCTCGGAGCGTTCGCCGCCATCGGGGCGATGCTGTTCATCAACTGGAGATGGACCGAGGGCGTGAAAGACTTCCCGGACTCCTCCGGCATGACCGCGCTCGTCGTGGTCGACGGCTACCAATGGTGGGTCGCGCTGATCATCCTCGCCTTCGGCGCCCTGGTCGGCATGATCGGCTCCGGTATCGCCGCCAGCAGGTTCTTGGACGTCTAG
- a CDS encoding globin: MTDEDTAPSLFSRAGGAEFFDRLVAAFYRGVADDEVLAPLYPEAPDFGPAERRLSLFLQQYWGGPMTYLEERGHPRLRMRHFPFHVGPLERDRWLVHMAAAVEETCNGIDDGDAIAAELMGYFVPVAEHMRNDTGLPITPGNYPRGGA; encoded by the coding sequence GTGACCGACGAGGACACGGCGCCCAGCTTGTTTTCCCGGGCCGGAGGAGCCGAGTTCTTCGACCGGCTCGTCGCGGCCTTCTACCGAGGGGTCGCCGACGACGAGGTACTGGCCCCGCTCTACCCCGAAGCCCCCGACTTCGGCCCCGCCGAACGGCGGCTGTCGTTGTTCCTGCAGCAGTACTGGGGCGGGCCGATGACCTATCTCGAGGAGCGCGGGCACCCGCGGCTGCGGATGCGACACTTCCCGTTCCACGTCGGGCCGCTCGAACGCGACCGGTGGCTGGTGCACATGGCCGCCGCCGTCGAGGAGACGTGCAACGGCATCGACGACGGCGACGCCATCGCAGCCGAGCTCATGGGCTACTTCGTGCCCGTCGCCGAACACATGCGCAACGACACTGGCCTGCCGATCACGCCCGGCAACTACCCCCGAGGAGGCGCATGA
- a CDS encoding carotenoid oxygenase family protein yields the protein MSTTDDTSTHAGTDTSLYLSGNYAPVTEEVTAFDLPVIGELPVELNGRYLRNGPNPMGDVDPATHHWFMGDGMIHGMRLREGKAEWYRNRYVGSAGVQTLRGQPDIPGPNWNDSPHGPNTNVGGFAGTTWAMVEAGGCPVELTYELDTVGRNDFFGTLPGAFTAHPKVDPDTGEMHAMVYAWGQWLDHIQYVVVGRDGRVNRTVDIPLGMTMLHDMSLTGRYAVVYDQPVTVDIDLAFAGRFPFRWTPDYGNRIGLLPRDGQADDIIWIDIPIGYAFHPLNSYDTPDGKVVIDICNYPKMFDADILGPFGDRAMAKLERWEIDPVARSVSVTVIDETSNEFPRHRGSLTAKPYRYGYCASPSLDGAAGWPTIKHDLQTGARRVFDHGPGRAAGEPAFVARPDGTEEDDGWLVTYVHDLGRNSAEFVVLDAADFDRGYVARVPLPQRVPFGFHGNWVSDRSVPEPG from the coding sequence ATGAGCACGACCGACGACACGTCCACCCACGCAGGCACCGACACGAGCCTGTACCTCTCCGGCAACTATGCACCGGTCACCGAGGAGGTGACTGCGTTCGATCTGCCCGTGATCGGTGAGCTGCCGGTCGAGCTGAACGGCCGCTACCTCCGCAACGGCCCCAACCCGATGGGCGATGTCGATCCGGCCACGCATCACTGGTTCATGGGCGACGGCATGATCCACGGCATGCGCCTGCGCGAGGGCAAGGCCGAGTGGTACCGCAACCGCTACGTCGGCTCGGCGGGTGTGCAGACGCTGCGAGGGCAGCCCGACATCCCCGGTCCGAACTGGAACGACAGCCCGCACGGCCCGAACACCAACGTGGGCGGCTTCGCCGGCACCACGTGGGCGATGGTCGAAGCCGGCGGTTGCCCGGTCGAGTTGACGTACGAACTCGACACGGTCGGCCGCAACGACTTTTTCGGCACCCTGCCCGGTGCGTTCACCGCCCACCCCAAGGTCGACCCCGACACCGGTGAGATGCACGCGATGGTCTACGCCTGGGGCCAGTGGCTCGACCACATCCAGTACGTGGTCGTCGGACGCGATGGCCGGGTGAACCGGACGGTCGACATCCCGCTCGGCATGACGATGCTTCACGACATGTCGCTCACCGGCCGCTACGCCGTGGTGTACGACCAGCCGGTCACGGTCGACATCGACCTGGCGTTCGCCGGCCGCTTCCCGTTCCGATGGACGCCCGACTACGGCAACCGCATCGGGCTCCTGCCGCGTGACGGGCAGGCCGACGACATCATCTGGATCGACATCCCCATCGGGTACGCGTTCCACCCGCTCAACTCATACGACACCCCCGACGGCAAGGTCGTGATCGACATCTGCAACTACCCGAAGATGTTCGACGCCGACATCCTCGGCCCGTTCGGCGACCGGGCGATGGCGAAGCTCGAACGCTGGGAGATCGACCCGGTCGCCCGAAGCGTGTCGGTCACGGTGATCGATGAGACGTCGAACGAGTTCCCTCGCCATCGCGGCTCGCTCACCGCCAAGCCGTACCGCTACGGCTACTGCGCGTCGCCGTCGCTCGACGGGGCAGCCGGATGGCCGACGATCAAGCACGATCTGCAGACCGGCGCCCGCCGGGTGTTCGATCACGGCCCCGGCCGTGCCGCCGGTGAGCCGGCGTTCGTCGCCCGCCCCGATGGCACCGAGGAGGACGACGGCTGGCTCGTCACGTACGTGCACGACCTCGGGCGGAACTCGGCCGAGTTCGTGGTGCTCGACGCCGCCGACTTCGACCGCGGCTACGTCGCACGCGTCCCGCTGCCGCAGCGGGTCCCGTTCGGATTCCACGGCAACTGGGTGAGCGACCGCAGCGTTCCGGAGCCGGGCTGA
- the ftsE gene encoding cell division ATP-binding protein FtsE — MIRLENVTKSYSTEVVALRDVSFDVAKGEFVFLVGPSGSGKSTMLRLLNRQERPERGAVWVAGRNIIDMPPSRVPHLRRNIGNIFQDYKLLSNKTVFENVAFAQEVIGRPKHVIRQQVPAVLDLVGLAGKEDRFPHQLSGGEQQRVSIARAFVNRPLILIADEPTGNLDPGTGEGIMRLLDRINKTGTTIVMATHDQRIVNTMRKRVIQLDRGVVVRDQARGVYQ; from the coding sequence ATGATTCGTCTCGAGAACGTCACCAAGAGCTACTCGACCGAGGTCGTCGCGCTGCGCGATGTCAGCTTCGACGTCGCCAAGGGCGAGTTCGTCTTCCTCGTCGGACCGTCCGGCTCGGGCAAGAGCACGATGCTCCGCCTGCTCAACCGTCAGGAGCGCCCCGAGCGTGGCGCGGTCTGGGTCGCCGGGCGCAACATCATCGACATGCCGCCGTCGCGTGTGCCGCACCTGCGACGCAACATCGGCAACATCTTCCAGGACTACAAGCTCCTGTCGAACAAGACGGTCTTCGAAAACGTCGCATTCGCCCAGGAAGTGATCGGTCGCCCGAAGCACGTCATCCGCCAGCAGGTGCCGGCCGTGCTCGACCTCGTCGGCTTGGCCGGCAAGGAAGACCGCTTCCCGCACCAGCTCTCCGGTGGTGAGCAGCAGCGCGTGTCGATCGCCCGGGCGTTCGTCAACCGCCCGCTGATCCTCATCGCCGACGAGCCGACCGGCAACCTCGACCCCGGCACGGGTGAGGGCATCATGCGCCTCCTCGACCGGATCAACAAGACGGGCACCACCATCGTGATGGCCACCCACGACCAGCGCATCGTCAACACGATGCGCAAGCGAGTCATCCAGCTCGACCGTGGCGTCGTCGTCCGCGACCAGGCACGAGGGGTGTACCAGTAG
- a CDS encoding ABC transporter ATP-binding protein produces the protein MSAITISGLRKTYGDNVAVDDLSFEVADGEVYGLLGHNGAGKSTTIEIMEGHRERTSGDVTVLGIDPEQGGRELRDRIGIVLQTSGTDVELTVRESIELYGAAYRRRRTVDEIVELVGLEEKVDARVGSLSGGQKRRLDLGLGIVGYPELLFLDEPTTGFDPAARRRSWEMIQGLCSLGTTVVLTTHYLDEAEQLADRVGVMARGKMVAEGTPAELMSASPTTTISFEVPEGVDPDALLVPADSTFDTSGNATTCVIETAEPTRVLAEVMGAAAARGHELAGISVRRPSLEDVFLGLAGEREGSEQ, from the coding sequence ATGAGCGCGATCACGATCTCCGGTCTGCGCAAGACCTACGGCGACAACGTCGCCGTCGACGACCTGTCGTTCGAGGTGGCCGACGGTGAGGTGTACGGCCTGCTCGGTCACAACGGCGCCGGCAAGTCCACGACGATCGAGATCATGGAGGGCCACCGCGAGCGCACCAGCGGCGACGTGACGGTGCTCGGGATCGACCCCGAGCAGGGCGGTCGCGAACTCCGGGACCGGATCGGCATCGTGCTGCAGACGTCGGGCACCGATGTCGAGTTGACGGTGCGGGAATCGATCGAGCTCTACGGCGCCGCCTACCGACGTCGTCGCACCGTCGACGAGATCGTCGAGCTGGTCGGTCTCGAGGAGAAGGTCGATGCGCGAGTCGGATCGCTGTCGGGTGGCCAGAAGCGTCGCCTCGATCTCGGACTCGGCATCGTCGGCTATCCCGAGCTGCTCTTCCTCGACGAGCCGACCACCGGTTTCGACCCGGCCGCGCGCCGCCGCTCGTGGGAGATGATCCAGGGACTGTGCTCGCTCGGGACGACCGTCGTGCTCACGACGCACTACCTCGACGAAGCCGAACAGCTCGCCGACCGGGTCGGTGTCATGGCCCGCGGCAAGATGGTCGCCGAAGGAACGCCGGCCGAACTCATGTCGGCGTCGCCGACCACCACGATCTCGTTCGAGGTCCCGGAGGGTGTCGATCCCGATGCCCTGCTCGTCCCGGCCGACTCGACGTTCGACACGTCGGGCAACGCCACGACGTGTGTGATCGAGACCGCCGAACCGACCCGAGTGTTGGCCGAGGTGATGGGCGCTGCAGCGGCGCGTGGGCACGAGCTGGCGGGCATCTCCGTCCGACGTCCGTCGCTCGAGGACGTGTTCCTCGGCCTCGC
- a CDS encoding crotonase/enoyl-CoA hydratase family protein gives MAEYEQILFDVEDHIATITLNRPDKLNAFTGTMMNEIIDAFDRTDADDDVRAVIVTGAGRAFCAGADLSARGDTFSQGGSDVQTDAGVPRDGGGMTTLRMFDSKKPVIGAINGAAVGVGVTMTLPMDIRIASNAARFGFVFARRGIVPEAASSWFLPRLVGISQALEWSYSGRVFEADEALQGGLVRSLHAPDELLPAAREIAADIAQHSAPVSVSLTRQMMWRMLGAPHPMHAHRADSRAILERGRSADAKEGVESFLDKRAAVYPDRVSDGLPDVFPGWEDPAFE, from the coding sequence GTGGCTGAGTACGAGCAGATTCTTTTCGACGTCGAGGATCACATCGCGACGATCACCCTGAACCGTCCCGACAAGCTGAACGCGTTCACGGGGACGATGATGAACGAGATCATCGATGCGTTCGACCGCACCGACGCCGATGACGACGTCCGTGCCGTGATCGTCACCGGTGCCGGTCGTGCCTTCTGCGCCGGCGCCGACCTGTCGGCACGCGGCGACACGTTCTCCCAGGGCGGCTCCGACGTGCAGACCGACGCCGGTGTGCCGCGCGACGGCGGTGGCATGACGACCCTGCGCATGTTCGACTCGAAGAAGCCGGTCATCGGCGCCATCAACGGTGCCGCGGTCGGCGTCGGCGTCACGATGACGCTGCCGATGGACATCCGGATCGCCAGCAACGCCGCCCGCTTCGGATTCGTGTTCGCCCGACGTGGCATCGTGCCCGAAGCGGCCTCCAGCTGGTTCCTGCCGCGTCTGGTCGGGATCAGTCAGGCACTCGAGTGGTCGTACTCGGGGCGCGTGTTCGAGGCCGACGAGGCGCTCCAGGGCGGGCTCGTCCGCAGCCTCCATGCTCCCGACGAGCTGCTGCCCGCCGCACGCGAGATCGCCGCCGACATCGCCCAGCACTCGGCACCCGTGTCGGTGTCGCTCACCCGGCAGATGATGTGGCGGATGCTCGGCGCACCGCACCCGATGCACGCCCACCGTGCCGACAGTCGTGCGATCCTCGAACGGGGCCGCAGCGCCGATGCCAAGGAGGGCGTCGAGAGCTTCCTCGACAAGCGGGCTGCGGTGTACCCCGACCGGGTCAGCGACGGCTTGCCCGACGTCTTCCCGGGCTGGGAAGACCCCGCGTTCGAGTAG